Proteins co-encoded in one Chitinophagales bacterium genomic window:
- a CDS encoding ATP-binding cassette domain-containing protein has product MICQTIQLEKVSKRFGFEWIFRDVQASFEAGKSYAILGANGSGKSTLLQVIAASLTPSKGTVVYTDKIGKTIEVNKIHQTLSLAAPYLELVEEFSLKELLTFQSHFKPFVNQLSIADVIDIVELPNVRKKAIRHYSSGMKQRVKLVLAILADSSILLLDEPATNLDATATEWYRRLVQQYAHNRVVIVASNQEKEYDFCDNKLVIEDFKKM; this is encoded by the coding sequence ATGATTTGTCAAACAATACAATTAGAGAAAGTATCCAAACGTTTTGGTTTTGAATGGATATTCAGGGATGTGCAAGCAAGCTTTGAAGCGGGGAAAAGTTATGCGATTTTGGGTGCGAATGGTTCTGGAAAATCCACTTTATTGCAGGTCATTGCTGCAAGTTTGACTCCTTCAAAAGGAACTGTTGTTTATACTGATAAAATTGGTAAAACCATTGAAGTAAACAAAATACACCAAACGCTGAGTTTGGCTGCTCCCTATTTGGAGTTGGTTGAAGAATTTTCCTTGAAGGAATTACTCACCTTTCAATCTCACTTCAAACCTTTTGTAAACCAATTGAGTATCGCAGATGTCATAGATATAGTAGAGTTGCCAAATGTCCGAAAAAAAGCCATTCGCCACTATTCGTCAGGTATGAAACAAAGAGTGAAATTGGTATTGGCTATTTTAGCAGACAGTTCTATTCTACTCTTGGATGAACCCGCTACCAATTTAGATGCTACTGCAACGGAATGGTATCGGCGATTGGTGCAGCAATATGCTCACAATCGAGTGGTTATCGTAGCTTCTAACCAAGAAAAGGAGTACGATTTTTGTGACAACAAGTTGGTGATAGAAGACTTTAAAAAAATGTAA
- a CDS encoding Vps62-related protein has translation MNQVKFVATCLFVLGLFLNVSSANAQEDVLKMDVIGVMYVNNFDHVYSDRGTGAEEDLSIWKPQLPSGYHALGHYAKAGYDAPTESMPVVRAIDPTALAHPVDYQRFYADNGTGGDQDASFWIPIPPAGYKALGTVAMSSYNKPSLTDVVCVRENLVVPAVIGQPIWTDRASGGDMDVALWAIEAVSHSGTIPSGSFCGHASYNQLTRSEVCYALKTGW, from the coding sequence ATGAATCAAGTAAAATTTGTAGCAACCTGTCTTTTTGTTTTGGGCCTATTTTTGAATGTGTCATCTGCAAATGCACAAGAAGACGTTTTAAAAATGGATGTAATTGGTGTAATGTATGTCAATAACTTTGACCACGTTTATTCTGATCGAGGAACGGGAGCGGAAGAAGATCTTTCGATTTGGAAACCTCAATTACCATCGGGCTACCATGCTTTGGGACATTATGCCAAAGCGGGTTACGATGCACCTACTGAATCCATGCCAGTTGTCAGAGCGATAGACCCAACGGCTTTAGCGCATCCTGTGGATTACCAACGATTTTATGCTGACAACGGTACAGGCGGTGATCAAGATGCTTCTTTTTGGATACCGATTCCACCAGCAGGTTACAAGGCTTTGGGAACAGTAGCGATGAGTTCGTACAACAAACCCTCACTTACCGATGTGGTATGTGTGAGAGAAAATTTAGTAGTTCCTGCGGTCATTGGACAACCTATTTGGACAGATAGAGCTTCAGGTGGAGATATGGATGTTGCACTTTGGGCAATTGAAGCGGTAAGTCATTCGGGTACAATTCCTTCAGGCTCTTTTTGTGGTCATGCTTCTTACAATCAATTGACCCGCTCAGAAGTTTGTTATGCACTCAAAACTGGATGGTAA
- a CDS encoding T9SS type A sorting domain-containing protein, with translation MKKMYSLLTVILIVFCSTSNVYAQCEQFASAVANFANSNVGEVLCDGAEGCDAGGFEITGFEVWLNEAYLLGKLYPGAEYVFDICEGYDANNWRAELTALEYINSDPPMVVSGTVMASAKDCQLVFTVPTSYTEPVDVMVIISEEGSCGGDLVQIDNGFPYFGCGVNGGQPSCEPVIEGCDNPPMVEIFSSECDEEGMFELEFDVTFGGASSYTVIDSLNGYSQVLTSAGTVVLGPYEGGEIPIWVIDTQNADCNLFYVLGDYCPVLCNVIADGSFEEGGNAWVEFEEPNQPDANIIDNTIPMVGNFSAYLGGYQTQQITQISQQITMPLTGSATLSFYGLFFCASDNDNFKVLVDNVPLLDVFGSNDALCSALYFQRFEVDLSSFADGNAHTIQFSLFGAGGGLTAFFLDDVQLNACACIANGGTLQIPTETTLCADSADDFRAQTNGDEYIGGASAYLFLLADGDGNIAAKSATGSFDFNNVASGEYEVVGLSLKVEDVVEVQALTSMGEIENRIQFGSLCADLTETTYMLAYDADCVGIEDLKLQREFEIAAIHRLSATDWKVDFLSEKQVNLQVMLYDVNGRLLQNQAVMAVMGENGLELAFPSMGSGVYVLMLTDGRKWVSEKFVVMQ, from the coding sequence ATGAAAAAAATGTATTCCTTGTTGACAGTTATTTTGATAGTATTTTGTTCTACTTCAAATGTTTATGCTCAGTGTGAACAGTTTGCATCTGCGGTGGCGAACTTTGCGAACTCGAATGTGGGCGAAGTGCTTTGTGATGGTGCAGAAGGTTGTGATGCAGGTGGTTTTGAGATTACAGGTTTTGAAGTGTGGCTCAATGAGGCCTATTTGTTGGGAAAATTGTATCCTGGTGCTGAATACGTTTTTGATATTTGTGAGGGTTACGATGCCAATAATTGGCGGGCAGAATTGACTGCATTGGAGTACATCAACAGCGATCCGCCAATGGTGGTCTCGGGTACAGTGATGGCTTCGGCGAAAGATTGTCAATTGGTTTTCACCGTTCCAACGAGCTATACCGAGCCTGTGGATGTGATGGTCATTATTTCGGAAGAGGGTAGTTGTGGAGGAGACTTGGTGCAGATAGACAATGGTTTTCCTTATTTCGGTTGTGGTGTAAATGGCGGACAACCTTCTTGTGAGCCGGTCATTGAAGGCTGCGACAATCCGCCAATGGTTGAGATTTTTAGCAGTGAATGCGACGAGGAAGGAATGTTTGAATTGGAGTTTGATGTCACTTTTGGAGGGGCGAGTAGTTATACGGTGATAGACAGTTTGAATGGGTATTCGCAGGTTTTGACGAGTGCAGGAACAGTGGTTTTAGGGCCTTACGAAGGAGGTGAAATACCTATTTGGGTGATAGATACACAAAATGCTGACTGCAATTTGTTTTATGTATTAGGAGATTATTGTCCTGTTCTCTGCAATGTGATAGCAGATGGCAGCTTTGAAGAAGGCGGCAATGCGTGGGTAGAATTTGAAGAACCGAATCAACCTGATGCCAACATCATTGACAACACGATTCCGATGGTGGGCAATTTTTCGGCTTATTTGGGAGGCTACCAAACGCAGCAAATTACCCAAATTTCGCAGCAGATAACAATGCCACTTACTGGCAGTGCCACATTGAGTTTTTACGGCTTGTTTTTCTGTGCAAGCGACAACGATAACTTCAAGGTCTTGGTGGACAATGTGCCTTTATTGGATGTGTTTGGCAGCAACGATGCGCTTTGCAGTGCACTCTATTTTCAGCGTTTTGAAGTGGATTTGAGCTCTTTTGCAGATGGCAATGCCCATACGATTCAATTTAGTTTGTTTGGTGCTGGAGGTGGTTTGACCGCTTTCTTTCTAGACGATGTGCAGTTGAATGCTTGTGCGTGTATTGCGAATGGGGGAACGCTGCAGATACCCACCGAAACGACTTTGTGCGCCGATTCTGCTGATGATTTTCGAGCGCAAACAAATGGGGATGAATACATTGGAGGGGCTTCTGCTTATTTGTTTTTGTTGGCGGATGGGGATGGAAATATTGCCGCAAAAAGTGCAACGGGCAGTTTTGACTTCAACAATGTGGCATCGGGTGAATATGAAGTGGTGGGTTTGTCTTTGAAGGTGGAAGATGTGGTGGAGGTGCAGGCATTGACTTCAATGGGCGAAATCGAAAACCGCATTCAGTTTGGTTCTTTGTGTGCCGATTTGACCGAGACGACCTATATGCTTGCTTACGATGCAGATTGTGTGGGTATTGAAGACTTGAAGTTGCAAAGGGAGTTTGAGATTGCAGCGATTCACCGCTTGTCGGCAACGGATTGGAAGGTGGATTTTTTGAGTGAAAAACAGGTGAATTTGCAGGTGATGTTGTACGATGTGAATGGTCGTTTGCTGCAAAACCAGGCAGTTATGGCTGTAATGGGGGAAAATGGATTAGAGTTAGCTTTTCCTTCAATGGGGAGTGGGGTTTATGTGTTGATGCTAACAGACGGAAGGAAGTGGGTGAGTGAAAAATTTGTGGTGATGCAGTAG
- a CDS encoding SusD/RagB family nutrient-binding outer membrane lipoprotein, translating into MKKILLLLSIPLFLLLPACEKGFEELNKNPFFPTQADVGAVFNTVVDLTRLGWNEQFYIHNEMLYGITQLAALTDASFQNSSIGTEEVWEMYYKSLAHIRTVENRLNALEVEEEALDNVRSMLKILTAYKTFRVTDLFGDMPFFDAGKGFEGLQYARPKFDTQEEIYKSLLQDLQWANEHLNTLPNPQTASGQAYISLGDFDNLFFGDMLRWKKFANSLRLRHALRMVEKDPAFAQPILAEIIEGNLPIIEEGEDVMMSPERQNWLNESLNWSFREHKKLRMGSNIWQSFSTSNATDGSGIYDPRAYIFFEPNNANEWAAYPQIPNSDTAPSGGIPYQQHRDNNYTVKGTANIYSPFNYYLIRDEKQVPQLILTAAEVHFIKAEVYARGLGVAANDGEADASYTLGVVASINMWQNLVNGTQIWENKRPTLSSGQIFGVVNHPNISIFGNDNKLKLIYQQRWLDAFRQPWEAYSLMRRTRMTPHEGEFSEHFRFAYPPSEAQNNPENWANQVAKMGADSEKVKVWWNE; encoded by the coding sequence ATGAAAAAAATTCTCCTCCTACTAAGCATCCCCCTTTTCCTCCTCCTACCCGCCTGTGAAAAAGGTTTTGAAGAACTCAACAAAAATCCGTTTTTTCCAACACAAGCAGATGTCGGGGCAGTCTTCAATACGGTTGTTGATTTGACCCGATTAGGCTGGAACGAGCAGTTTTACATACACAACGAAATGCTCTATGGCATCACCCAATTGGCAGCCTTGACCGATGCGAGTTTCCAAAACAGTTCGATTGGAACAGAGGAAGTTTGGGAGATGTACTACAAAAGTTTGGCGCATATCAGAACCGTAGAAAATCGCCTCAATGCCCTTGAAGTAGAGGAAGAAGCATTAGACAATGTGCGTTCCATGCTCAAAATCCTCACCGCCTACAAAACCTTTCGAGTCACCGATTTATTTGGCGATATGCCTTTTTTTGATGCAGGAAAAGGCTTTGAAGGTTTGCAATATGCACGTCCAAAATTTGACACACAGGAAGAAATTTACAAATCTTTGCTGCAAGACCTTCAATGGGCCAATGAACACCTCAACACACTTCCCAATCCTCAAACGGCTTCTGGTCAAGCATACATAAGTTTGGGAGATTTCGACAATTTGTTTTTTGGCGATATGCTGCGATGGAAAAAATTTGCCAATTCACTGCGCTTGCGCCATGCCCTGCGAATGGTCGAAAAAGACCCAGCATTTGCACAGCCGATTTTAGCCGAAATCATTGAAGGAAACCTGCCCATTATTGAAGAGGGAGAAGATGTGATGATGTCGCCAGAACGTCAGAACTGGCTGAACGAGAGCCTCAATTGGTCTTTTAGAGAGCACAAAAAACTGCGAATGGGATCCAACATCTGGCAATCTTTTTCGACAAGCAATGCAACAGATGGCAGCGGCATTTACGACCCTCGTGCCTACATTTTCTTTGAACCCAACAATGCAAATGAGTGGGCGGCTTATCCTCAAATTCCGAACAGCGACACAGCACCTTCTGGAGGAATTCCATACCAACAACACCGAGACAACAACTATACCGTCAAGGGAACTGCCAACATTTATTCGCCCTTCAATTATTACCTCATTCGGGACGAAAAACAGGTTCCGCAATTGATTTTGACTGCCGCCGAAGTCCATTTCATCAAAGCAGAAGTCTATGCACGGGGTTTGGGCGTAGCGGCAAACGACGGGGAGGCAGATGCGTCCTATACGCTTGGCGTTGTGGCTTCTATCAATATGTGGCAAAACCTTGTGAATGGCACACAAATTTGGGAAAACAAACGACCAACGCTTTCGAGCGGACAAATTTTTGGCGTGGTCAACCATCCCAACATCAGCATTTTCGGCAATGACAACAAACTGAAACTCATCTACCAACAACGATGGCTCGATGCTTTTCGCCAACCGTGGGAAGCCTATTCTCTGATGCGGCGCACACGAATGACTCCACACGAAGGCGAATTTTCCGAGCATTTTCGATTTGCTTACCCGCCTTCTGAAGCACAAAACAATCCCGAAAACTGGGCAAACCAAGTAGCCAAAATGGGCGCAGATTCGGAGAAGGTGAAGGTTTGGTGGAATGAGTGA
- a CDS encoding patatin-like phospholipase family protein yields MKKTVSLVLGCGGARGLAHIGVIEAIEAAGYEIKAIAGTSMGAAVGAVYSVGKLAVFKEWFCGLTKFGVLKRIDFTFSFQGFVRGDRLFEEMASLVGGDKNIEDLEIPYTAVAADLNTGQEVWINRGSLFDAVRASIAIPTVFTPKILHDRELIDGGILNPTPIEPILEEKNDLIIVVNLNARMSGPQPRQVVEVADKADNLRLNMIPEPGKPGHFLFRSKWLHNLPKVSMVKHHLNYIGLTTRSIEVMQDKITDYTLHLYKPDILVNISRDASGGFDFYKAKELIELGRKECEAALNRYEVAQQELIQQQTISKKERMDLFKTIQMGWDSIWSKK; encoded by the coding sequence ATGAAAAAGACAGTATCGTTGGTATTGGGATGCGGTGGCGCAAGAGGTTTGGCGCATATTGGAGTGATTGAAGCAATTGAAGCAGCAGGCTACGAAATCAAGGCCATTGCAGGTACTTCAATGGGGGCAGCTGTCGGAGCAGTGTATTCTGTGGGAAAGTTAGCTGTTTTCAAGGAGTGGTTTTGTGGATTGACCAAATTCGGTGTGTTAAAGCGAATAGATTTCACCTTTAGTTTTCAGGGTTTTGTACGAGGAGATAGGTTATTTGAAGAAATGGCGAGCCTTGTTGGTGGAGATAAAAATATTGAAGATTTAGAAATACCCTATACCGCTGTTGCAGCAGATTTGAATACTGGTCAAGAAGTGTGGATCAATCGAGGAAGTCTTTTTGATGCAGTTCGTGCTTCGATTGCCATTCCTACCGTTTTCACTCCAAAAATACTGCATGACCGAGAGTTAATCGACGGAGGAATTTTGAATCCTACACCTATCGAACCAATTTTGGAAGAGAAAAACGACTTGATTATTGTGGTCAATCTTAATGCAAGAATGTCAGGACCACAACCGAGACAAGTGGTAGAAGTTGCAGATAAGGCTGATAATTTGAGATTGAATATGATACCCGAACCTGGCAAGCCTGGCCATTTTTTGTTTCGCTCCAAATGGCTGCACAACCTTCCAAAAGTGAGCATGGTCAAACACCATTTGAATTATATTGGATTGACTACGAGAAGCATTGAAGTAATGCAAGACAAAATCACCGACTATACCCTTCATCTTTACAAACCCGATATTCTGGTCAATATTTCGAGGGACGCAAGTGGCGGTTTTGATTTTTACAAAGCCAAAGAACTCATCGAATTGGGCAGAAAAGAATGTGAAGCAGCACTCAATAGATATGAGGTTGCTCAACAAGAATTGATTCAACAACAAACCATTTCCAAAAAAGAACGCATGGATTTGTTCAAAACCATACAAATGGGTTGGGATAGTATCTGGTCTAAAAAATAA
- a CDS encoding DinB family protein, with protein sequence MKKQFKLLEATRKNLLDAVKDMTLEQLNHIPMGFNNNLIWNMGHVLVTQQLLCYALAGVACKVDNAMIAKYRKGTKPTEAVEAEEVVFIKQRMVETIEETKSDVAAGNFKNFNEYPTSYGITLHSLEEAIEFNNLHEAMHFGYVLALKHAL encoded by the coding sequence ATGAAAAAACAATTCAAACTACTCGAAGCAACCAGAAAAAATCTATTGGATGCGGTCAAAGATATGACTTTGGAACAATTGAACCACATCCCAATGGGCTTCAACAACAACCTTATTTGGAACATGGGGCATGTCCTTGTGACCCAACAACTGCTGTGTTACGCGCTTGCAGGTGTAGCTTGCAAAGTGGACAACGCCATGATTGCCAAATACCGAAAAGGAACAAAACCCACCGAAGCGGTAGAAGCCGAAGAAGTGGTTTTTATCAAGCAGCGAATGGTAGAAACCATTGAAGAAACCAAATCAGATGTTGCAGCAGGCAACTTCAAAAACTTCAATGAATACCCTACAAGTTACGGAATCACCTTGCACTCTTTGGAGGAGGCCATAGAGTTCAACAACCTACACGAAGCCATGCACTTTGGATATGTATTGGCACTCAAACATGCTTTATAG
- a CDS encoding VOC family protein, giving the protein MNIPENHQAVMPYLMVNKAEDFIKFAQEVFGASLNFKRMRPDEITIMHAELQINGSTIMFCEATTDWLPQTANLFVYVPDADATYQKAIDLDATTVMELSDQDYGRTCGVKDSFGNIWWITSAGH; this is encoded by the coding sequence ATGAATATTCCTGAAAATCACCAAGCTGTTATGCCTTATTTGATGGTCAATAAGGCTGAAGATTTTATCAAGTTTGCTCAAGAGGTTTTTGGTGCATCACTGAACTTCAAAAGGATGCGACCTGACGAAATCACCATCATGCACGCCGAACTTCAAATCAATGGTAGCACCATTATGTTTTGTGAAGCAACGACTGATTGGCTGCCTCAAACCGCCAATTTGTTTGTCTATGTGCCTGATGCAGATGCTACTTACCAAAAAGCGATTGATTTGGATGCAACAACTGTGATGGAGTTATCAGATCAGGATTATGGTCGAACTTGCGGTGTAAAAGATTCTTTTGGAAATATTTGGTGGATAACTTCAGCAGGACATTAA
- a CDS encoding WG repeat-containing protein, which produces MSINIHPHIQLFVLFLLTSIAACTGGKEATLKTNIPEKVTAISTASQQLYPILTRSKNGFIDPLGQWVLNLPYLKFGTFKEGLASVVEKGKTGFINQKGEVVVTPQYKDAQDFSDGMAAVQNDQNLWGFIDSLGNLIIPTTYMEVGDFSEGKASVKLPNSQQWGFIDKKGSMLVFPQFDFPYPPIFKDGLAKILIDNKYGFIDESGELKIPAQFAAALDFSEGLAVVKEGSKIGFINTDGLKVITPQYDSARSFSEGLATIYVDGKAGYINYKGKIEIEPQFDDALDFKEGFAPILQNGKAGYVNSKGLIVIEPQFETVDYFSEGMAAVRDNNRYGFINTKGEWVFLPRLDFATSFNDGLAKAMSFDKWGFMDAAGTVILKPQFDKVGDFAEGLAAIEVDGKWGFVNSQGDLTIAPQFDKVDIFSEGLAAIEVDGKWGFIDKTGTVIIVPKFDKVASFSEGKAGVMQNGKWGFIDQKGTAMGDFQWESVAKFKNGMALVKMNSQYGYLNSKGEMVIEPQFDTAKDFEGSLAEVGFGTNKGLITKSGQIIQTDAYKPINEGLKAIQVNEKWGFIDANGKTVIVPQYEDAGSFSGGIAMVKLEDTYGFISSTGKLVGEPKYLMARDFSEGFAVIYFKNKWGYADTTGSMAIYPSYEWAKDFSEGFGAVKTNGKFGYINRNGEWIIKSIYDDASAFENGMAKVRMDAKWGIVDTLGQVKVPIEFDQIWFLENGAIQVKNDNSFGLYHSENGKLTEMDLNGIIWYPTDRIGKLIKGSNMAYINEKGEYLWKAEGF; this is translated from the coding sequence ATGTCAATAAATATTCATCCTCATATTCAACTTTTTGTGTTGTTTTTACTCACTTCAATAGCAGCCTGCACAGGCGGAAAAGAAGCCACCCTAAAAACAAATATTCCTGAAAAAGTAACTGCAATAAGTACTGCAAGCCAACAACTCTATCCCATATTGACACGTAGCAAAAACGGCTTTATTGACCCACTCGGACAGTGGGTATTGAATTTGCCGTATTTGAAGTTTGGCACTTTCAAAGAAGGTTTGGCCAGTGTCGTGGAGAAAGGAAAAACGGGATTTATCAACCAAAAAGGAGAAGTGGTTGTAACGCCACAATACAAGGATGCACAGGATTTTAGTGACGGAATGGCTGCCGTTCAAAATGACCAAAATTTGTGGGGTTTCATTGATTCACTTGGAAACTTAATCATACCTACAACCTACATGGAAGTAGGTGATTTTTCGGAAGGAAAGGCATCGGTAAAGCTACCCAATTCGCAGCAATGGGGATTCATTGACAAAAAAGGAAGTATGCTTGTTTTCCCGCAATTTGATTTTCCTTATCCACCTATTTTCAAAGATGGTTTGGCTAAAATTTTGATAGACAACAAATATGGCTTTATTGATGAATCGGGAGAATTGAAAATCCCAGCTCAATTTGCGGCTGCTTTGGATTTTTCGGAAGGATTAGCAGTCGTCAAAGAAGGCAGCAAAATTGGCTTCATCAACACAGACGGATTGAAGGTGATTACCCCTCAATATGACAGCGCACGGAGTTTTTCGGAAGGATTGGCAACGATTTATGTGGACGGAAAAGCGGGATACATCAACTACAAAGGCAAAATAGAAATAGAACCACAGTTTGATGATGCGCTCGACTTCAAAGAAGGATTTGCACCCATATTGCAGAATGGGAAAGCGGGTTATGTCAATTCTAAAGGCCTGATTGTCATTGAGCCGCAATTTGAAACGGTGGATTACTTTTCTGAAGGGATGGCAGCTGTTCGTGACAACAACCGCTATGGTTTTATCAATACAAAAGGTGAGTGGGTCTTTTTGCCGAGATTGGATTTTGCGACTTCCTTCAATGATGGTTTGGCAAAGGCGATGTCTTTTGACAAATGGGGCTTTATGGATGCAGCAGGTACGGTGATTTTGAAGCCGCAGTTCGACAAAGTGGGCGATTTTGCAGAAGGTTTGGCAGCCATTGAAGTAGATGGTAAATGGGGTTTTGTGAATTCCCAAGGAGACTTGACGATTGCGCCCCAATTTGACAAAGTTGACATTTTTTCGGAAGGTTTGGCAGCCATTGAAGTAGATGGTAAATGGGGTTTTATTGACAAAACAGGCACGGTGATAATCGTCCCAAAATTTGATAAAGTTGCCTCTTTTTCAGAAGGGAAAGCGGGTGTGATGCAAAACGGTAAATGGGGTTTCATTGACCAAAAAGGAACTGCAATGGGTGACTTTCAATGGGAGTCGGTAGCCAAGTTCAAAAATGGCATGGCATTAGTGAAAATGAATAGTCAATATGGCTACCTTAACAGCAAAGGGGAAATGGTAATCGAACCACAATTTGATACTGCTAAAGACTTTGAAGGTTCGTTGGCAGAAGTGGGTTTTGGGACAAACAAAGGTTTGATCACAAAGTCTGGCCAAATTATCCAGACTGATGCGTACAAGCCTATTAATGAGGGCCTTAAAGCGATTCAGGTGAACGAAAAATGGGGCTTTATTGATGCAAACGGCAAAACAGTGATTGTTCCACAATATGAGGATGCGGGTAGTTTTTCGGGAGGTATAGCAATGGTGAAATTGGAAGACACCTATGGTTTTATCTCCTCAACGGGTAAATTGGTGGGTGAACCGAAATACTTAATGGCTCGTGATTTTTCGGAAGGCTTTGCTGTGATTTACTTCAAAAACAAATGGGGCTATGCTGACACAACGGGCAGCATGGCGATTTACCCCAGTTATGAATGGGCAAAGGACTTTTCGGAAGGATTTGGAGCGGTAAAAACCAATGGTAAATTTGGCTACATCAACCGCAATGGGGAATGGATAATCAAGTCCATTTACGACGATGCCAGTGCTTTTGAGAATGGAATGGCTAAGGTGCGAATGGATGCAAAATGGGGAATCGTTGATACTTTGGGGCAAGTAAAGGTGCCGATTGAATTTGACCAAATATGGTTTTTGGAAAACGGTGCGATTCAAGTCAAAAACGACAATTCTTTTGGCTTATACCATTCTGAAAATGGTAAACTAACCGAAATGGATTTGAATGGAATCATCTGGTATCCGACTGACCGCATCGGCAAATTAATCAAAGGCAGCAACATGGCATATATCAATGAAAAGGGGGAATATTTGTGGAAAGCAGAAGGGTTTTAA
- a CDS encoding class I SAM-dependent methyltransferase has protein sequence MQTIYRYLQYLRQAKSKYYLHSPFVYQLAEEVIFDKRDYYAFSDIEYVRSQLLQNHHIIDVKDYGAGSKNTEASERRQISEIAKNAAAPEKVGQLLFRLVHYFEPKTMLELGTSLGIGTLYHALALPKSKVYTIEGCPNTAKIARQTFDLMQLKNIYTKVGTFEQMLPTTLAEIGQLDYIYMDGNHRKEPTLQYLNRCLPYIHNNTIMVFDDINWSEEMQEAWASVKAHPKVTLTIDLFRLGIVFFREEQAKEHFQLYF, from the coding sequence ATGCAAACCATATACCGTTACCTTCAATACTTGCGTCAGGCAAAGTCGAAGTACTACCTTCATTCTCCGTTTGTATATCAACTTGCAGAAGAGGTAATTTTCGACAAACGAGATTATTATGCCTTCAGCGATATAGAGTATGTGAGGAGTCAACTGCTTCAAAATCACCATATCATTGACGTGAAAGACTACGGCGCAGGGTCTAAAAATACGGAAGCCTCAGAACGAAGGCAGATATCCGAAATTGCCAAAAACGCAGCTGCTCCCGAAAAAGTAGGGCAGTTATTGTTTCGTTTGGTGCATTATTTTGAACCCAAAACCATGCTCGAATTGGGAACTTCACTCGGCATCGGCACACTCTACCATGCACTTGCACTCCCCAAAAGCAAAGTTTACACGATTGAAGGATGTCCCAATACTGCAAAAATCGCTCGGCAGACTTTCGATTTGATGCAATTGAAGAACATCTATACCAAAGTCGGAACTTTTGAACAAATGCTGCCAACTACATTGGCTGAAATTGGACAATTGGATTACATTTATATGGATGGAAATCACCGAAAAGAGCCAACTCTACAATACCTCAACCGGTGTTTACCATATATTCACAACAATACAATCATGGTTTTTGACGACATCAATTGGTCAGAAGAAATGCAAGAAGCATGGGCTTCCGTCAAAGCACATCCCAAAGTGACCCTCACCATAGATTTGTTCCGATTGGGCATTGTTTTTTTTAGAGAAGAACAAGCCAAAGAGCATTTTCAGTTGTATTTTTAA